The Ooceraea biroi isolate clonal line C1 chromosome 1, Obir_v5.4, whole genome shotgun sequence genome has a window encoding:
- the LOC105277906 gene encoding kinesin-like protein unc-104 isoform X2 yields MSSVKVAVRVRPFNHREIVREAQCIIEMTGSTTSIVNPKATPGSKEAVKSFNYDYSYFSMDPNDENYSTQLMVYKDIGEEMLEHAFEGYNVCIFAYGQTGAGKSYTMMGKQEEGQEGIIPQICKDLFRKISYTSNERLKYSVEVSYMEIYCERVRDLLNPKNRGNLRVREHPLYGPYVEDLSKLAVMSYEDIHDLIDEGNKARTVAATNMNETSSRSHAVFTIFFTQQQQDNTTGLMTEKVSKISLVDLAGSERADSTGAKGTRLKEGANINKSLTTLGKVISALAEIAATKKKKKADFIPYRDSVLTWLLRENLGGNSKTAMIAAVSPADINYDETLSTLRYADRAKQIVCKAVVNEDANARLIRELKEEIQKLRELLKQEGIDVHEGPDGKVTYEKKEPRDEIIRTNKRNEENSKEARSRLSSHATSTIAEEAVDQLQASEKLIAELNETWEEKLKRTESIRLQREAVFAEMGVAVKEDGVTVGVFSPKKTPHLVNLNEDPLMSECLIYYIKDGFTRIGSAEANIPQDVQLCGPHILSEHCVFENHEGIITLIPKKGALIYVNGREVTEPLVLTTGSRVILGKSHVFRFNHPDQVRERIANGSPAETPGNNEPLADWDFAQVELLEKQGIDLKAEMDKRLLVLEEQFRKEKEEADQLFEEQRKSYEARIDALQRQVEEQSMTMSMYSSYTPEDFNNIEEDIFVNPLFDAESNWTEREFQLAAWAFRKWKYHQFTSLRDDLWGNAIFLKEANAISVELKKKVQFQFTLLTDTLYSPLPPDLLPVMDEEEEDERPFPRTIVAVEVQDTKNGATHYWTLDKLRQRLELMRHVYNEDSSPSTPEAKEDIFQCLTVYSNPKFSLANLLPSRQRLELMREMYHNEAELSPTSPDFNIESITGGDPFYDRFPWFRMVGRAFVYLSNLMYPVPLIHKVAIVNEKGDVKGYLRVAVQAVVEENSEYSSGVRQSARISFEDDLFGGHKHNKRSSLLAQTLEKNRQIMLQEERVVEGHNEANQKDMKDDDDIGDADSGRGDSSVSSDMKEEELPDHLQPGAEFTFRVTVLQAMGISTEYADIFCQFNFLHRHDEAFSTEPVKNIGKGNPPGFYHVQNITVTVTKSFLEYLKTQPIVFEVFGHYQQHPLHKDAKLEYVRQPPKRMLPPSIPISQPVRSPKFGSVLPSPSTSHVHAKYDVLVWFEICELAPNGEYVPSVVDHSDDLPCRGLFLLHQGIQRRIRITIVHEPASELRWKDVRELVVGRIRNTPEPEEEDNDSSVLSLGLFPGEYLEIPGDDRTMFRFEAAWDSSLHNSTLLNRVTSYGEQIFMTISAYLELENCGRPAIITKDLSMIIYGRDARVGPRSLKHLFSGSYRNQEANRLSGVYELVLRRSSEAGSPGVQRRQRRVLDTSSTYVRGEENLHGWRPRGDSLIFDHQWELEKLTRLEEVERVRHTLLLREKLGIDKMPFCNKPFHDFTKSEKVNDVCNMVAKATNEPHASPVKLKNSTTKDIYEPWEMTERERELTTKYIKLIQGRIPSKEPILLSDVSPGEDTITDLSTSMMSSVISSSSQESVYARASDFLEQAADIVVWSRSKSCLLRLSSPERARLQELQESILASESANQTCTIAPPPLGSSSPSKENLVLYVPEVEEIRISPVIARKGYLNVLEHKTNGWKKRWVAVRRPYVLIFREEKDPVERALINLATAQVEYSEDQLAMVKVPNTFSVVTKHRGYLLQTLGDKEVYDWLYAINPLLAGQIRSKLARKGPTASNMCNGAPIGLTPPLEQQNAQTK; encoded by the exons ATGTCGTCGGTTAAGGTGGCGGTGAGGGTACGGCCCTTCAACCATCGCGAGATCGTTCGTGAGGCACAATGCATCATAGAGATGACTGGAAGCACTACTT CCATAGTAAATCCCAAGGCCACGCCTGGAAGCAAAGAAGCCGTCAAAAGCTTCAATTACGATTATTCCTACTTTTCAATGGAC CCAAATGATGAGAACTATTCGACTCAGCTCATGGTTTACAAAGATATCGGGGAAGAAATGTTGGAACATGCTTTCGAAG GTTACAACGTTTGCATTTTTGCATACGGCCAAACTGGCGCCGGTAAATCATATACCATGATGGGTAAGCAGGAGGAGGGGCAAGAGGGAATAATACCACAGATCTGCAAGGATCTGTTTAGGAAAATCAGTTATACCTCTAACGAGCGACTCAAGTACTCGGTAGAGGTGAGCTACATGGAGATCTATTGCGAGCGAGTGCGCGATTTGTTGAACCCGAAGAATCGGGGAAATCTACGAGTGAGGGAACATCCTCTCTACGGACCCTATGTCGAAGATCTCTCCAAGCTGGCCGTAATGTCGTATGAAGACATCCACGATCTCATAGATGAGGGTAACAAGGCCAG AACTGTCGCAGCAACCAACATGAATGAGACATCCAGCAGATCGCACGCGGTCTTCACGATATTCTTCACGCAACAGCAACAAGACAACACCACCGGTTTGATGACGGAAAAGGTCAGCAAGATATCGCTGGTGGACCTGGCTGGATCCGAGCGAGCCGATTCGACTGGCGCAAAGGGGACGCGATTGAAGGAGGGAGCTAATATTAATAAGAGCCTGACGACTCTTGGAAAAGTCATCAGCGCCCTGGCCGAAATT GCG GCGactaaaaagaagaagaaagccgACTTCATACCCTACAGAGATTCCGTTTTAACGTGGTTGTTACGAGAGAACCTAGGAGGAAATTCAAAAACTGCTATGATCGCAGCAGTTAGCCCCGCTGATATCAATTATGATGAAACGCTTTCAACTTTACG GTACGCGGATAGAGCTAAACAAATTGTTTGCAAGGCCGTGGTCAACGAAGATGCGAATGCACGTCTTATCAGAGAACTCAAGGAGGAAATACAGAAACTGCGGGAGCTTTTGAAGCAGGAAGGCATCGATGTCCACGAAG GGCCAGATGGCAAAGTTACGTACGAAAAGAAAGAACCTA GGGACGAAATTATCAGAACGAACAAGCGGAACGAAGAGAACAGCAAGGAAGCTCGGTCGAGGCTTTCTTCCCATGCTACGTCTACCATCGCCGAAGAAGCAGTCGATCAACTGCAAGCATCCGAAAAATTGATCGCAG AATTGAATGAGACATGGGAAGAGAAGCTGAAGCGAACGGAATCGATCCGCCTGCAACGCGAGGCAGTATTCGCTGAGATGGGAGTTGCCGTGAAGGAGGACGGCGTCACCGTAGGCGTTTTCTCCCCGAAGAAGACACCTCACTTAGTGAACTTGAATGAGGATCCTCTCATGTCAGAATGCCTGATCTATTACATCAAGGACGGATTCACGCGCATCGGTAGCGCCGAGGCCAACATACCTCAGGACGTTCAGTTGTGCGGGCCGCACATACTCAGCGAGCACTGCGTTTTCGAGAATCACGAGGGCATTATAACGCTCATACCGAAGAAGGGAGCCCTGATTTACGTAAATGGTCGCGAGGTAACCGAACCGCTCGTTCTCACGACCGGTTCCCGCGTTATCTTGGGAAAGAGTCACGTTTTCCGATTCAATCATCCGGATCAGG TACGCGAACGAATAGCAAATGGATCGCCGGCGGAAACCCCCGGCAACAACGAGCCACTGGCGGACTGGGACTTCGCGCAGGTCGAGCTACTGGAGAAACAGGGTATTGACTTAAAAGCCGAAATGGATAAGAGATTACTCGTACTGGAGGAACAATTCCgcaaagagaaggaggaagcgGATCAGCTGTTTGAAGAGCAGCGAAAG AGCTATGAAGCGCGGATAGACGCGCTACAGAGGCAAGTGGAGGAACAGAGTATGACAATGTCCATGTACAGCAGTTACACACCGGAGGACTTCAACAACATCGAAGAAGATATTTTTG TCAACCCATTGTTTGACGCAGAGAGCAACTGGACCGAGAGAGAGTTTCAACTGGCCGCTTGGGCCTTCCGCAAGTGGAAATATCATCAATTCACGAGTTTGCGAGACGATCTTTGGGGCAACGCGATATTCCTTAAAGAGGCTAATGCCATATCCGTTGAACTAAAAAAGAAG gTACAATTCCAATTTACCTTACTCACGGACACTCTTTACTCGCCGTTACCTCCGGATCTTTTGCCCGTCATggacgaagaagaggaagatgaAAGACCGTTCCCGCGCACGATCGTTGCCGTTGAAGTTCAGGATACGAAGAATGGTGCTACGCATTACTGGACGTTAGACAAACTGAG ACAGCGCTTGGAGCTGATGCGACATGTGTACAACGAGGACTCGAGCCCCAGCACTCCGGAGGCCAAAGAGGATATTTTCCAATGCCTTACTGTCTACTCTAATCCGAAGTTCTCGCTCGCAAATCTTTTGCCTTCGAG GCAAAGACTGGAATTGATGCGCGAAATGTATCACAACGAGGCCGAGCTCTCGCCCACCTCTCCAGACTTCAATATCGAGTCCATCACAGGAGGTGATCCATTCTACGATCGATTTCCGTGGTTCCGTATGGTCGGCAG AGCTTTTGTGTATCTGAGTAACCTCATGTATCCGGTGCCGCTGATTCACAAAGTGGCCATCGTGAACGAAAAAGGCGACGTCAAGGGTTACTTGCGAGTTGCCGTGCAGGCCGTAGTCG AGGAAAACAGCGAATACTCAAGTGGCGTCAGACAATCAGCGCGAATTTCCTTCGAGGACGACTTATTTGGTGGGCACAAGCATAACAAACGCAGCTCGCTCTTGGCGCAAACTCTGGAGAAGAACCGACAGATCATGCTGCAGGAGGAGCGTGTAGTGGAAGGACACAACGAGGCCAACCAGAAGGACATGAAGGACGATGATGACATAGGAGACGCTGATAGCGGCAGAGGCGACAGCTCGGTTTCTAGCGACATGAAGGAAGAGGAGTTGCCGGATCACTTGCAACCTGGTGCTGAATTTACGTTTAGGGTAACGGTCCTACAAGCCATGGGTATTTCCACAGAATATGCCGACATTTTCTGTCAGTTCAA CTTCCTGCATCGACATGACGAAGCATTCTCGACGGAACCGGTCAAGAACATAGGCAAAGGCAATCCACCTGGATTTTATCACGTGCAGAAT ATTACAGTCACGGTGACCAAGTCCTTCTTGGAGTATCTAAAGACGCAGCCCATCGTGTTCGAGGTGTTTGGTCATTATCAGCAACATCCGCTGCACAAGGATGCGAAGCTAGAATA CGTACGACAACCACCAAAGAGGATGCTGCCGCCATCCATACCGATCAGCCAACCAGTGCGATCGCCGAAATTCGGGAGCGTCTTGCCGTCACCTAGCACGTCTCACGTACATGCCAAGTACGACGTGTTGGTGTGGTTTGAGATTTGCGAGCTGGCGCCGAACGGCGAGTACGTGCCATCGGTGGTAGACCATAGCGATGATCTCCCTTGCCGCGGGCTGTTCCTGCTCCATCAGGGTATACAGCGACGCATACGTATTACCATCGTGCACGAACCGGCCTCCGAATTGAGGTGGAAGGATGTGCGTGAGCTCGTAGTGGGCCGAATCAGGAACACCCCGGAGCCGGAAGAGGAAGACAACGATTCTTCGGTACTCTCATTGGGTCTATTCCCTGGCGAATATCTTGAGATTCCCGGTGACGATCGAACGATGTTCCGGTTCGAAGCGGCCTGGGATAGCTCCCTGCACAACTCGACCCTGCTCAATCGAGTCACGTCTTATGGAGAGCAAATCTTCATGACTATTTCCGCGTATCTCGAA CTGGAAAATTGTGGAAGACCTGCGATAATCACGAAGGATCTGAGCATGATTATCTATGGAAGGGACGCCAGAGTTGGTCCGCGTTCGCTTAAGCATCTGTTCAGTGGCAGTTACCGTAACCAGGAGGCGAACCGACTTAGCGGCGTCTACGAACTGGTGCTACGTCGTTCTTCGGAAGCAGGTAGCCCAG GAGTTCAAAGACGTCAACGTCGTGTCTTGGACACGAGTTCTACATACGTCAGGGGCGAGGAGAATCTGCATGGATGGAGACCGCGTGGAGACAGTCTCATATTCGATCATCAGTGGGAGCTCGAGAAGTTGACGAGGCTGGAGGAAGTGGAAAGAGTGCGACACACGTTGCTTCTGAGGGAGAAACTTGGCATCGACAAGATGCCGTTCTGCAATAAACCTTTCCACGATTTCACGAAGAGCGAAAAGGTAAAT GATGTCTGTAACATGGTAGCGAAAGCCACGAACGAGCCACACGCCAGCCCggtgaaattgaaaaattcgacCACTAAGGACATTTACGAGCCGTGGGAAATGACCGAACGAGAACGCGAATTGACAACCAAGTACATCAAACTCATCCAGGGTAGGATTCCGAGCAAGGAACCGATATTGCTTTCCGATGTTTCGCCTGGCGAGGACACCATCACCGATTTATCTACATCTATGATGTCCTCGGTCATATCGTCTTCGTCTCAAGAGTCAGTATACGCGAGAGCTAGCGATTTCTTAGAGCAG GCTGCTGATATAGTAGTATGGAGCAGGTCTAAGTCGTGCCTCCTTAGGTTGAGCTCACCGGAGAGAGCTAGATTGCAAGAGCTCCAGGAGAGCATATTGGCGAGCGAGTCGGCCAATCAGACTTGCACTATCGCACCGCCACCGCTCGGGTCGTCCTCGCCGTCGAAAGAGAACTTGGTACTGTATGTGCCGGAAGTGGAAGAAATACGCATCAGTCCGGTCATCGCGCGGAAAGGCTACTTGAACGTTCTCGAGCACAAGACCAATGGTTGGAAAAAACGCTGGGTG GCCGTCCGCCGACCGTACGTTCTCATTTTCCGCGAGGAAAAAGATCCCGTCGAAAGGGCGCTCATCAATCTGGCTACGGCTCAAGTTGAATACTCCGAAGATCAGTTAGCTATGGTGAAAGTACCGAATACATTTAG CGTTGTCACCAAACACCGAGGATACTTACTGCAGACTTTAGGCGATAAGGAAGTCTACGATTGGCTGTATGCAATTAATCCTCTCCTGGCTGGTCAAATTAG GTCGAAACTCGCACGCAAAGGTCCAACCGCCTCGAATATGTGCAACGGTGCGCCGATTGGCTTAACACCGCCATTGGAGCAACAGAACGCTCAAACCAAGTGA
- the LOC105277906 gene encoding kinesin-like protein unc-104 isoform X1, which translates to MSSVKVAVRVRPFNHREIVREAQCIIEMTGSTTSIVNPKATPGSKEAVKSFNYDYSYFSMDPNDENYSTQLMVYKDIGEEMLEHAFEGYNVCIFAYGQTGAGKSYTMMGKQEEGQEGIIPQICKDLFRKISYTSNERLKYSVEVSYMEIYCERVRDLLNPKNRGNLRVREHPLYGPYVEDLSKLAVMSYEDIHDLIDEGNKARTVAATNMNETSSRSHAVFTIFFTQQQQDNTTGLMTEKVSKISLVDLAGSERADSTGAKGTRLKEGANINKSLTTLGKVISALAEIAATKKKKKADFIPYRDSVLTWLLRENLGGNSKTAMIAAVSPADINYDETLSTLRYADRAKQIVCKAVVNEDANARLIRELKEEIQKLRELLKQEGIDVHEGPDGKVTYEKKEPRDEIIRTNKRNEENSKEARSRLSSHATSTIAEEAVDQLQASEKLIAELNETWEEKLKRTESIRLQREAVFAEMGVAVKEDGVTVGVFSPKKTPHLVNLNEDPLMSECLIYYIKDGFTRIGSAEANIPQDVQLCGPHILSEHCVFENHEGIITLIPKKGALIYVNGREVTEPLVLTTGSRVILGKSHVFRFNHPDQVRERIANGSPAETPGNNEPLADWDFAQVELLEKQGIDLKAEMDKRLLVLEEQFRKEKEEADQLFEEQRKSYEARIDALQRQVEEQSMTMSMYSSYTPEDFNNIEEDIFVNPLFDAESNWTEREFQLAAWAFRKWKYHQFTSLRDDLWGNAIFLKEANAISVELKKKVQFQFTLLTDTLYSPLPPDLLPVMDEEEEDERPFPRTIVAVEVQDTKNGATHYWTLDKLRQRLELMRHVYNEDSSPSTPEAKEDIFQCLTVYSNPKFSLANLLPSRQRLELMREMYHNEAELSPTSPDFNIESITGGDPFYDRFPWFRMVGRAFVYLSNLMYPVPLIHKVAIVNEKGDVKGYLRVAVQAVVEEENSEYSSGVRQSARISFEDDLFGGHKHNKRSSLLAQTLEKNRQIMLQEERVVEGHNEANQKDMKDDDDIGDADSGRGDSSVSSDMKEEELPDHLQPGAEFTFRVTVLQAMGISTEYADIFCQFNFLHRHDEAFSTEPVKNIGKGNPPGFYHVQNITVTVTKSFLEYLKTQPIVFEVFGHYQQHPLHKDAKLEYVRQPPKRMLPPSIPISQPVRSPKFGSVLPSPSTSHVHAKYDVLVWFEICELAPNGEYVPSVVDHSDDLPCRGLFLLHQGIQRRIRITIVHEPASELRWKDVRELVVGRIRNTPEPEEEDNDSSVLSLGLFPGEYLEIPGDDRTMFRFEAAWDSSLHNSTLLNRVTSYGEQIFMTISAYLELENCGRPAIITKDLSMIIYGRDARVGPRSLKHLFSGSYRNQEANRLSGVYELVLRRSSEAGSPGVQRRQRRVLDTSSTYVRGEENLHGWRPRGDSLIFDHQWELEKLTRLEEVERVRHTLLLREKLGIDKMPFCNKPFHDFTKSEKVNDVCNMVAKATNEPHASPVKLKNSTTKDIYEPWEMTERERELTTKYIKLIQGRIPSKEPILLSDVSPGEDTITDLSTSMMSSVISSSSQESVYARASDFLEQAADIVVWSRSKSCLLRLSSPERARLQELQESILASESANQTCTIAPPPLGSSSPSKENLVLYVPEVEEIRISPVIARKGYLNVLEHKTNGWKKRWVAVRRPYVLIFREEKDPVERALINLATAQVEYSEDQLAMVKVPNTFSVVTKHRGYLLQTLGDKEVYDWLYAINPLLAGQIRSKLARKGPTASNMCNGAPIGLTPPLEQQNAQTK; encoded by the exons ATGTCGTCGGTTAAGGTGGCGGTGAGGGTACGGCCCTTCAACCATCGCGAGATCGTTCGTGAGGCACAATGCATCATAGAGATGACTGGAAGCACTACTT CCATAGTAAATCCCAAGGCCACGCCTGGAAGCAAAGAAGCCGTCAAAAGCTTCAATTACGATTATTCCTACTTTTCAATGGAC CCAAATGATGAGAACTATTCGACTCAGCTCATGGTTTACAAAGATATCGGGGAAGAAATGTTGGAACATGCTTTCGAAG GTTACAACGTTTGCATTTTTGCATACGGCCAAACTGGCGCCGGTAAATCATATACCATGATGGGTAAGCAGGAGGAGGGGCAAGAGGGAATAATACCACAGATCTGCAAGGATCTGTTTAGGAAAATCAGTTATACCTCTAACGAGCGACTCAAGTACTCGGTAGAGGTGAGCTACATGGAGATCTATTGCGAGCGAGTGCGCGATTTGTTGAACCCGAAGAATCGGGGAAATCTACGAGTGAGGGAACATCCTCTCTACGGACCCTATGTCGAAGATCTCTCCAAGCTGGCCGTAATGTCGTATGAAGACATCCACGATCTCATAGATGAGGGTAACAAGGCCAG AACTGTCGCAGCAACCAACATGAATGAGACATCCAGCAGATCGCACGCGGTCTTCACGATATTCTTCACGCAACAGCAACAAGACAACACCACCGGTTTGATGACGGAAAAGGTCAGCAAGATATCGCTGGTGGACCTGGCTGGATCCGAGCGAGCCGATTCGACTGGCGCAAAGGGGACGCGATTGAAGGAGGGAGCTAATATTAATAAGAGCCTGACGACTCTTGGAAAAGTCATCAGCGCCCTGGCCGAAATT GCG GCGactaaaaagaagaagaaagccgACTTCATACCCTACAGAGATTCCGTTTTAACGTGGTTGTTACGAGAGAACCTAGGAGGAAATTCAAAAACTGCTATGATCGCAGCAGTTAGCCCCGCTGATATCAATTATGATGAAACGCTTTCAACTTTACG GTACGCGGATAGAGCTAAACAAATTGTTTGCAAGGCCGTGGTCAACGAAGATGCGAATGCACGTCTTATCAGAGAACTCAAGGAGGAAATACAGAAACTGCGGGAGCTTTTGAAGCAGGAAGGCATCGATGTCCACGAAG GGCCAGATGGCAAAGTTACGTACGAAAAGAAAGAACCTA GGGACGAAATTATCAGAACGAACAAGCGGAACGAAGAGAACAGCAAGGAAGCTCGGTCGAGGCTTTCTTCCCATGCTACGTCTACCATCGCCGAAGAAGCAGTCGATCAACTGCAAGCATCCGAAAAATTGATCGCAG AATTGAATGAGACATGGGAAGAGAAGCTGAAGCGAACGGAATCGATCCGCCTGCAACGCGAGGCAGTATTCGCTGAGATGGGAGTTGCCGTGAAGGAGGACGGCGTCACCGTAGGCGTTTTCTCCCCGAAGAAGACACCTCACTTAGTGAACTTGAATGAGGATCCTCTCATGTCAGAATGCCTGATCTATTACATCAAGGACGGATTCACGCGCATCGGTAGCGCCGAGGCCAACATACCTCAGGACGTTCAGTTGTGCGGGCCGCACATACTCAGCGAGCACTGCGTTTTCGAGAATCACGAGGGCATTATAACGCTCATACCGAAGAAGGGAGCCCTGATTTACGTAAATGGTCGCGAGGTAACCGAACCGCTCGTTCTCACGACCGGTTCCCGCGTTATCTTGGGAAAGAGTCACGTTTTCCGATTCAATCATCCGGATCAGG TACGCGAACGAATAGCAAATGGATCGCCGGCGGAAACCCCCGGCAACAACGAGCCACTGGCGGACTGGGACTTCGCGCAGGTCGAGCTACTGGAGAAACAGGGTATTGACTTAAAAGCCGAAATGGATAAGAGATTACTCGTACTGGAGGAACAATTCCgcaaagagaaggaggaagcgGATCAGCTGTTTGAAGAGCAGCGAAAG AGCTATGAAGCGCGGATAGACGCGCTACAGAGGCAAGTGGAGGAACAGAGTATGACAATGTCCATGTACAGCAGTTACACACCGGAGGACTTCAACAACATCGAAGAAGATATTTTTG TCAACCCATTGTTTGACGCAGAGAGCAACTGGACCGAGAGAGAGTTTCAACTGGCCGCTTGGGCCTTCCGCAAGTGGAAATATCATCAATTCACGAGTTTGCGAGACGATCTTTGGGGCAACGCGATATTCCTTAAAGAGGCTAATGCCATATCCGTTGAACTAAAAAAGAAG gTACAATTCCAATTTACCTTACTCACGGACACTCTTTACTCGCCGTTACCTCCGGATCTTTTGCCCGTCATggacgaagaagaggaagatgaAAGACCGTTCCCGCGCACGATCGTTGCCGTTGAAGTTCAGGATACGAAGAATGGTGCTACGCATTACTGGACGTTAGACAAACTGAG ACAGCGCTTGGAGCTGATGCGACATGTGTACAACGAGGACTCGAGCCCCAGCACTCCGGAGGCCAAAGAGGATATTTTCCAATGCCTTACTGTCTACTCTAATCCGAAGTTCTCGCTCGCAAATCTTTTGCCTTCGAG GCAAAGACTGGAATTGATGCGCGAAATGTATCACAACGAGGCCGAGCTCTCGCCCACCTCTCCAGACTTCAATATCGAGTCCATCACAGGAGGTGATCCATTCTACGATCGATTTCCGTGGTTCCGTATGGTCGGCAG AGCTTTTGTGTATCTGAGTAACCTCATGTATCCGGTGCCGCTGATTCACAAAGTGGCCATCGTGAACGAAAAAGGCGACGTCAAGGGTTACTTGCGAGTTGCCGTGCAGGCCGTAGTCG AAGAGGAAAACAGCGAATACTCAAGTGGCGTCAGACAATCAGCGCGAATTTCCTTCGAGGACGACTTATTTGGTGGGCACAAGCATAACAAACGCAGCTCGCTCTTGGCGCAAACTCTGGAGAAGAACCGACAGATCATGCTGCAGGAGGAGCGTGTAGTGGAAGGACACAACGAGGCCAACCAGAAGGACATGAAGGACGATGATGACATAGGAGACGCTGATAGCGGCAGAGGCGACAGCTCGGTTTCTAGCGACATGAAGGAAGAGGAGTTGCCGGATCACTTGCAACCTGGTGCTGAATTTACGTTTAGGGTAACGGTCCTACAAGCCATGGGTATTTCCACAGAATATGCCGACATTTTCTGTCAGTTCAA CTTCCTGCATCGACATGACGAAGCATTCTCGACGGAACCGGTCAAGAACATAGGCAAAGGCAATCCACCTGGATTTTATCACGTGCAGAAT ATTACAGTCACGGTGACCAAGTCCTTCTTGGAGTATCTAAAGACGCAGCCCATCGTGTTCGAGGTGTTTGGTCATTATCAGCAACATCCGCTGCACAAGGATGCGAAGCTAGAATA CGTACGACAACCACCAAAGAGGATGCTGCCGCCATCCATACCGATCAGCCAACCAGTGCGATCGCCGAAATTCGGGAGCGTCTTGCCGTCACCTAGCACGTCTCACGTACATGCCAAGTACGACGTGTTGGTGTGGTTTGAGATTTGCGAGCTGGCGCCGAACGGCGAGTACGTGCCATCGGTGGTAGACCATAGCGATGATCTCCCTTGCCGCGGGCTGTTCCTGCTCCATCAGGGTATACAGCGACGCATACGTATTACCATCGTGCACGAACCGGCCTCCGAATTGAGGTGGAAGGATGTGCGTGAGCTCGTAGTGGGCCGAATCAGGAACACCCCGGAGCCGGAAGAGGAAGACAACGATTCTTCGGTACTCTCATTGGGTCTATTCCCTGGCGAATATCTTGAGATTCCCGGTGACGATCGAACGATGTTCCGGTTCGAAGCGGCCTGGGATAGCTCCCTGCACAACTCGACCCTGCTCAATCGAGTCACGTCTTATGGAGAGCAAATCTTCATGACTATTTCCGCGTATCTCGAA CTGGAAAATTGTGGAAGACCTGCGATAATCACGAAGGATCTGAGCATGATTATCTATGGAAGGGACGCCAGAGTTGGTCCGCGTTCGCTTAAGCATCTGTTCAGTGGCAGTTACCGTAACCAGGAGGCGAACCGACTTAGCGGCGTCTACGAACTGGTGCTACGTCGTTCTTCGGAAGCAGGTAGCCCAG GAGTTCAAAGACGTCAACGTCGTGTCTTGGACACGAGTTCTACATACGTCAGGGGCGAGGAGAATCTGCATGGATGGAGACCGCGTGGAGACAGTCTCATATTCGATCATCAGTGGGAGCTCGAGAAGTTGACGAGGCTGGAGGAAGTGGAAAGAGTGCGACACACGTTGCTTCTGAGGGAGAAACTTGGCATCGACAAGATGCCGTTCTGCAATAAACCTTTCCACGATTTCACGAAGAGCGAAAAGGTAAAT GATGTCTGTAACATGGTAGCGAAAGCCACGAACGAGCCACACGCCAGCCCggtgaaattgaaaaattcgacCACTAAGGACATTTACGAGCCGTGGGAAATGACCGAACGAGAACGCGAATTGACAACCAAGTACATCAAACTCATCCAGGGTAGGATTCCGAGCAAGGAACCGATATTGCTTTCCGATGTTTCGCCTGGCGAGGACACCATCACCGATTTATCTACATCTATGATGTCCTCGGTCATATCGTCTTCGTCTCAAGAGTCAGTATACGCGAGAGCTAGCGATTTCTTAGAGCAG GCTGCTGATATAGTAGTATGGAGCAGGTCTAAGTCGTGCCTCCTTAGGTTGAGCTCACCGGAGAGAGCTAGATTGCAAGAGCTCCAGGAGAGCATATTGGCGAGCGAGTCGGCCAATCAGACTTGCACTATCGCACCGCCACCGCTCGGGTCGTCCTCGCCGTCGAAAGAGAACTTGGTACTGTATGTGCCGGAAGTGGAAGAAATACGCATCAGTCCGGTCATCGCGCGGAAAGGCTACTTGAACGTTCTCGAGCACAAGACCAATGGTTGGAAAAAACGCTGGGTG GCCGTCCGCCGACCGTACGTTCTCATTTTCCGCGAGGAAAAAGATCCCGTCGAAAGGGCGCTCATCAATCTGGCTACGGCTCAAGTTGAATACTCCGAAGATCAGTTAGCTATGGTGAAAGTACCGAATACATTTAG CGTTGTCACCAAACACCGAGGATACTTACTGCAGACTTTAGGCGATAAGGAAGTCTACGATTGGCTGTATGCAATTAATCCTCTCCTGGCTGGTCAAATTAG GTCGAAACTCGCACGCAAAGGTCCAACCGCCTCGAATATGTGCAACGGTGCGCCGATTGGCTTAACACCGCCATTGGAGCAACAGAACGCTCAAACCAAGTGA